One Malus domestica chromosome 11, GDT2T_hap1 genomic region harbors:
- the LOC103448947 gene encoding kihadalactone A synthase LFS-like — protein MTTEAVNLPIIDLSSSDSISSAASIRQACIECGFFYLVNHGVEEELFAEVFDQSSNFFSLPLEDKLKLDRKHHSGHSGYTPLFSENLDFASSSKGDSKESYYVGNLYDPTQSHLNKWPSEDILPSLRPTMESYYRKVLSAGKRLSSLIALALNLDEDFFDKVGALNKPRGFLRLLHYPGELGSTDEEIYGASAHSDYGMVTLLASNGVPGLQVCRDKSKQPRVWEDVLHIDGAFIVNIGDMLERWTNCLFRSTLHRVMPAGRERYSVAFFMDPNEDCVVECLASCCSEESPPRFPPVRSGDYLEERFRLTNAI, from the coding sequence ATGACGACGGAGGCAGTGAACCTGCCGATCATTGACTTGTCCTCATCAGATTCTATCTCCTCCGCCGCTTCAATCCGTCAGGCATGCATAGAGTGTGGTTTCTTCTACCTGGTGAATCATGGCGTCGAGGAAGAGCTGTTTGCAGAGGTGTTCGATCAGAGCAGCAACTTCTTTTCGCTTCCTTTGGAAGATAAGTTGAAACTGGATCGCAAGCATCACAGTGGTCACAGTGGATACACCCCACTCTTTTCCGAAAACCTCGACTTCGCTTCCAGCTCCAAAGGTGACTCGAAAGAGAGTTATTACGTCGGCAATTTATATGACCCAACTCAGAGTCATTTGAATAAATGGCCTTCAGAAGACATCCTTCCATCTTTGAGACCTACAATGGAATCGTACTATAGAAAAGTCCTGTCTGCTGGAAAAAGGTTAAGCTCTCTGATTGCCCTGGCTTTAAACCTAGATGAGGACTTTTTCGACAAAGTGGGGGCACTGAATAAACCAAGGGGTTTTCTTCGACTTTTACACTATCCAGGTGAGCTGGGATCAACCGATGAAGAAATATATGGTGCTTCTGCTCATTCAGACTATGGCATGGTCACACTCCTTGCATCCAATGGAGTTCCTGGACTTCAGGTTTGTAGGGACAAATCTAAGCAACCTCGAGTCTGGGAAGATGTTCTTCACATAGATGGGGCATTCATTGTCAACATTGGGGACATGCTGGAGAGGTGGACTAATTGTTTGTTCAGGTCAACACTGCATAGAGTGATGCCAGCAGGACGAGAACGCTACTCCGTCGCATTCTTCATGGATCCCAATGAAGATTGTGTCGTGGAATGTCTGGCAAGTTGTTGCAGTGAAGAATCACCGCCAAGATTTCCTCCCGTCCGCAGTGGGGACTACCTGGAAGAGCGTTTTCGGCTTACAAATGCAATTTAA
- the LOC103448923 gene encoding guanine nucleotide-binding protein subunit gamma 1-like: MASDTASSVDEQAQQLDVPGGLVGGGGGGGSTDKRGRHRILAELSLLEQELKFLQEELGELERTENVSTICSELLPYVEGRLDPLLPLTNGPVNLVWDRWFEGPQDSQSCSCWIL, translated from the exons ATGGCGTCCGATACGGCGTCGTCGGTGGACGAACAGGCGCAGCAGCTGGATGTTCCGGGTGGTTTggtcggaggaggaggaggaggagggtccACTGATAAGAGAGGAAGGCATCGGATTCTCGCCGAACTCAGCCTCCTCGAACAAGAACTTAAGTTCTTGCAG GAGGAGTTGGGAGAGCTCGAAAGAACCGAAAATGTTTCAACCATTTGTTCAGA ATTGCTTCCCTACGTCGAAGGCAGGTTGGATCCTCTACTCCCATT AACAAATGGACCTGTAAATCTGGTATGGGATCGATGGTTCGAAGGACCGCAGGATTCACAAagttgcagctgctggatactCTGA
- the LOC103448922 gene encoding ammonium transporter 2 member 5-like, which translates to MALPLNLQPDEASPDWLSKGDNAWQLTAATLVGMQSVPGLVILYGSIVKKKWAVNSAFMALYAFAAVLVCWVGWGYQMSFGDQLFPFLGRPNVAMDQAFLLKRTFSGFLPNATMIYFQFVFAAITLILIAGALLGRMNFHAWMLFVPLWLTFSYTITCYSIFYPNGWLYKMGLIDYSGGYVIHLSSGVAGFTAAYWVGPRATNDRERFPPNNILLMLAGAGLLWMGWSGFNGGDPYMVSTDASLAVLNTHVCTATSLLTWLLLDIAFFGKPSVIGATQGMITGLVCITPAAGVVQGWAAIIMGMMSGSIPWYTMMVLHKKIGILKQVDDTMAVFHTHAVAGSLGGILAGFFAHPKLCRIFYLTDKWEHYIGLAYGLQSGHVGAGFKQMGIQFLGVAFVVTVNVIITSIICLFLRLFIPLRLNDDELQVGDDAIHGEEAYALWGDGEKYDGSKHNSVYGMEEFPMNAPKAEA; encoded by the exons ATGGCGCTCCCATTGAACCTCCAACCTGACGAGGCGAGCCCTGATTGGCTCAGCAAGGGTGACAATGCTTGGCAACTCACGGCTGCCACGCTCGTTGGCATGCAGAGCGTGCCAGGGCTTGTCATTCTCTACGGAAGCATAGTGAAAAAGAAGTGGGCGGTGAACTCCGCCTTCATGGCTCTGTACGCCTTCGCAGCAGTCTTGGTCTGTTGGGTCGGCTGGGGCTACCAAATGTCGTTCGGGGACCAGCTCTTCCCGTTCCTCGGCCGACCCAACGTGGCCATGGACCAAGCCTTCCTGCTGAAAAGAACATTCAGTGGGTTTCTTCCAAATGCAACTATGATTTATTTTCAGTTCGTGTTTGCGGCCATTACGTTGATTTTGATCGCTGGGGCTTTGTTGGGGAGGATGAACTTCCATGCATGGATGTTATTTGTACCCCTTTGGTTGACATTTTCTTACACAATTACTTGCTATAGTATTTTTTACCCCAATGGCTGGTTGTATAAGATGGGGCTTATTGACTACTCTGGCGGCTACGTCATTCATCTCTCTTCTGGTGTTGCTGGTTTCACTGCTGCGTACTGG GTTGGGCCAAGGGCAACCAATGACAGGGAGAGATTTCCACCAAACAACATTCTGCTGATGCTTGCTGGGGCGGGCCTACTTTGGATGGGGTGGAGTGGATTTAACGGTGGAGATCCTTACATGGTGAGCACAGACGCATCTCTGGCCGTCCTCAACACCCACGTGTGCACTGCCACTAGCTTGCTGACGTGGCTCTTGCTTGACATTGCTTTCTTCGGGAAGCCCTCTGTGATCGGTGCCACTCAAGGCATGATCACTGGCTTAGTTTGCATTACTCCTGCTGCAG GAGTGGTACAAGGTTGGGCAGCAATCATAATGGGAATGATGTCAGGAAGCATCCCATGGTACACTATGATGGTCCTCCACAAGAAAATCGGCATCCTAAAGCAAGTCGATGACACCATGGCCGTGTTCCACACCCACGCCGTGGCCGGAAGCCTAGGTGGCATCCTTGCCGGCTTCTTTGCCCACCCGAAGCTCTGCCGTATATTCTACTTAACCGACAAGTGGGAACACTACATTGGCCTTGCCTATGGATTGCAAAGTGGCCATGTCGGTGCAGGGTTCAAGCAAATGGGAATCCAATTCCTAGGAGTAGCGTTTGTGGTTACTGTCAATGTGATCATCACTAGCATCATTTGCTTGTTCTTGAGGCTTTTCATTCCACTCAGGCTCAACGACGACGAGTTGCAGGTCGGTGATGACGCGATCCACGGCGAGGAGGCTTATGCATTGTGGGGAGATGGAGAGAAGTATGATGGTTCCAAGCATAACTCAGTTTATGGAATGGAAGAGTTTCCCATGAATGCGCCTAAAGCTGAAGCATGA